In Drosophila subpulchrella strain 33 F10 #4 breed RU33 chromosome X, RU_Dsub_v1.1 Primary Assembly, whole genome shotgun sequence, the DNA window AAGTTATAATAGTAAGGACCAATCGTTCTTGATTTATCTTATCAAACATGGCTAGATAGTCTAAAAACGTGGGAACTACTTTTAGCAATATTCGGTAtaagtcataaaaaatatcaaaacattgaagaacaaaaatttaaaaggtatttttttgataatatgtatattttttttccaatattttttaaccgtttgtattattttttatttaagatcACGTTCTGTTAAAGTTTATTAAAacaattcatttttaaaagaaatgaaTGTTTTTTAACTGAATATtgctataaataaaaaaaaaataaataaaaaaaggaaagttgtattaaataatagtCAAGATTGATTATTTCGAAAAAACAACTTTAGAATGAAATTAGATATaattgtttattaaatttttagaatatttcaataacaaaaaaagtatATGCACCTAATGGATCTATTATAAATGCGCATGTGCATGATACCCCTTTTAAGGGTATAGCAAGCCAATAAATGGAATTAATTGAAGGGCAGACGCAATTGTGTGAATCAGAACATATATCAATTGACCGGACTCACCGTTTGGACCGCCTCGATGGAGTCCTTGCTGTGCATCGTCCAGAACATGGCGATGAGGAACAGGAAGTTGTAGAACTCATACGCCCCGTGGCCCCAGGTGCCCAGCATGGCATTCGAGATGAAGAAGAAGTGCACAAAGGCCACCAGCTGCAACAGAGTGGGAATATGGAAGATCGGAAATTAGGCGGGGGTATTTCATGTGGCAATATGGTTATGTGTGGCCATCTGGTTAGCGCATAAGCATAATCATAAGCGGGTTAGTGCCAAGTGAAGCCCCACGAATCCGGCGGCGGAGTTGCCAATCGCAGTCCACATCGTATCGGTTGTCACTTGCGGTTAACTCGGGGCGCTAATCAACGCCCCCCGGCGACTGGCCATTAACCCAAGGAGGCCCAACAAGTGAGAGTTAGGTACAGCTGCGGGGATCGCAATAGCAGCGACGTACTTTCTTAAGCCCTATGTGAAGAATATCTTACTAtagtatactagatttgtctgaaagtatgtaacaggtagaaggaagcgtttccgaccctataaagtatatatattatatattgatcaggatcaccagccgagtcgatctagccatgtccgtatgtcggtctgtctgtccgtccgtatgaacgctgagatctcggaaactataaaagctagaaagttgggatttggcacGTAGATTTTTGaccttcttgcgcagcgcaagtttgccgTACCCGACTAGTACCCACATATTTTAACTGTTCCTAAAATGTTTCAGCTTCTGGACTTTAAGTTAGTTAAGTTAGTTAAGATAATTAAAAGTACCTTTCTGTactcttaaaatatataatgttggcttgttttaaattttctttaaacttAACTTATAAAAATTCATGGTGAAATATGTTAGAGTTTATAGCTATTCTGTAAATTcactatttaaaatattaaaattttaaattagcgttttcaattgaaatgaaataaatcttCATTGTGTTATGAATATATATCTCTTTGAAATGCTTAGTAGCGTtgtttagaaaatatattacGCATTTAATAAGAAGACAAAACATTTCTTAGACAAAGGTATTCGTATGAGTATTCTATTCCACACAACTGAACGtaaagtaaaaattaaaataattatttgaaaCTAAATCTTCTCAAAGGGAAAtatttttgaacattttttaatgttcTTATAGCTGtcaattttcaataaataagttaaaatgttttttaaacatttttaaaaatttttggaaTGCAGGTGTACATTTgtgtatttgtttgtttacTGAAACATTTATTTACGCCCACTGCTGTTGCATCAACCAAGCTGTGCATACACACATGTCATTTATTCTGTGGCTTCATTTTTCAGTATAAAGATTTTTACTAGGCAGTTTACATTTTATGACGGATACGTGTTTGCGTGtatctatatttttttcttttcatcCAAAGTATAGCATTTTTATTTGCCTAATTTCGATCGCAGCTACATATGAATACCTACTTTTTTTTGCTTATTTCGCATTCATGTTTTTGCAtcttaaatatatgtattcttCAACGCCCACTGCTATTGTTTCGTCCGGATTTGTGCAAAGATCTTTGCCTCAAGATTATAGCATTAGTTATCCGGCGTCATTGCTTAGACCGCTTCTCTGCAATTACTTATCTATATTTCgtgtttattttttacatCCGAAAACTAGTATTTTTTGGCCGCAGCTGTAACTTTCTTTATCTACTTTACATGCTTATCCACGGTTTTTTTTCGACCGGATCTGTACACTTTTTTATCTATTTTGTAAGCCTAACTTTTTCCCACAAGTACATTTTATATCCGCCCACTGCTATTCTGTCGGTCGCAGCTGTATCTTGTTTTATCTACTATATTATACTATAAACCGATCCACAGTTATTTTTTTGACTTcctcttttcttttttggatACTGCTGTAGTGGATTTGTCCACATTTTCTTAATCTATTTCGTACGCTTCATTTTTCcccagaaatattttttatatctatatatctatgtTTTTTGTATGCCATATTTTCGACCGCAGCTGTATCTTGTTTTATCTACTTTATATACCGATCCACAGCCATTCTTTCGACCTCCTCTTTCGATGTCCTCTTTTTTAGATACTGCTGTACTGGATTTGTCCACTTTTTTTAATCTGTTTATCCACCCAGTGCTACATTTTCGGCCGCAGCTGTATCTTCCTTTATCTACTATTTTTTCGACCTCCTCTTTCGGTGTCCTCTTTTTTGGATACTCTTGTACTGGATTTTTCCACATTTTTTAATCTGTTTCGTACGCTTCTTTTTTTCCCagaaatatttgtaatatCCACCCACTGCTATTCTTTCGGCCGCAGCTGTACCTGCATCCCCTGCTTTGTGGATGCTGGAGTGCAACAGGAGCGGCGCTTGGCCTCCCGCAGCGAATGCACTGCTTGCTCACCTTCACACGCACGAAAGGGGATCCCATTAGTTCGTTGAGGTCGGTCATGTTGtcgctctttctctctctctctctctctctctctctctctcagcagatgcagatgcagcgGTTACCGCTATCTCACTCGCTCCTTTGGCACTCCCACGCAGCGGCGACACGGcgagaacaaaaacaaataacaaaaaaaggcGCACAGCTGTTTCGTTATTTTCGTGTGCAACAATTTGCTGAAATTGCTCCACTTCTAGTCTATTTTCACTTGCAATTCACTTTCAATTGGTGCGAAACAATGTGTGTGTGAGCGCACTTGTTGGTCTTCCCtcctcttcttttttttttaattgcgaTTATTTTGCAATCACCGTTTTTTCGGGGGGGGCGTTAACAGTTAAGGGCAACAAATTAGTGGTCGGCACAGCAACAATTGTAAGACAGGCGCAAAAAAATAGAGTGTTTTTTGTTCCCCTGCAATTGTTCGGAGGCAGCGGCGCAACGGAACGAAAAAACCCACGAACAGCTTTTTGATTACTGCGCTGCGAAATGAAATTCAAAAAGTATCTGGACTGCGATAGACGAGAGAACGCGAAAAAGACAGACCAGAATTTGTACTTTCTACATTTCGCCGCGGTTGGTGGATGGTCACACCAGCTGATTTCAAATTTGTTCTCTTTCTCCTTTCAACAGAAATGTTAAGATTTTGTAATGTtatgagagagagagagcaagAGCAGAAATCTTTCTTGTCgcttttttactgacacttacggtTTCTTACGTTTGCCTACGTCAAACATAAAAATACTGAAAAACACTTTCTCGTATTCGGTGAAAATGAAATGTTCTTTTAGCTGGATATTTTACCTTTCTTAGCTTAAAAACATTACACACAATAAAATGCTTAAATTAATTTGAGTATGGACTTCGAAAGATAAAGAATGACGAACCAAGATACCAAAAATCCGTTGGGTGTATTTGCGGTtcaaatatacatacatgcATACAAAAACAGGTTTTAATTACTGCGCTGCGATATGAAATTCAGAAAGTATCCTTTGCTAGTCCAGAAAACCTGAAATTAAAAACGCGAAAAAGACAGACCAGTATTATTTTCTACATTTCGCCGCGGTTGGCGGATGGTCACACCAGCCGATTTCAGATTCTTTGCCTCTCCGCATAACAGCTATGTTAAGATACAGCGTTTTCTAACAGCGTGgatgttttttttgttatcgGCGTGCTAACGGCTATTATCGGTTTCGATACAAAACCGCCTATTTTATGACGATTTGAAAtattaacaattttaattagtATTACATTGGAATTAACTGtgttttaattttcaaattcGGTTCCGATTTTCACGACTCTGCtcccaaaaaatattaaagtaaaattcattaaaaacttggttattttcttttttattaagcGATGCCCAGTCGAATCAGGGTCTTGCGTCTCGATCAGTTCGAATTTTACCATCGagaattcattaaaaaagatACCTCCCTCTGGACTAACAACTACTGAGAAGCGTCCAACTCTAAAGCGAGGGCGAGAAGTTCACGCGGAGCTTCCagaacataaatttaaatttgccTATTTTCTTTAGGAGCTCAGCGCTCTCCTCGTCGATATAGGTCAAAAGAACCCGATTCTCTACTTCTATGTAGACGACATTCGAGTCGTATTCCGCACTATCAGGCTCTAGAACAGTTTGCTTCGCGATACACCATTTATCCGTTTTAAGTCCTTCGTTCTGGTTCTGGATAACATTAAAATACCGACATAAAGGGACCGACTTGACGATCATCGGCACAACGAAGGATACCGTCCTCATTTCAATATGACGAATGACAGATGGTACTGTTTGTGAGGGAGACATGGTGTGCGATTGCTCGAGGACGCGGTTGTTGGTCTCTTCATCTGCTCCCAAGGTCACCACGCTGCAGGCAGGTGGGTCCTGAGCAATACACTGGCTGAATTTGATCGAGGATACATCGTCGGTCCTCCGCAAGTGCCTGCGGATAAATGCCAGGGTGCAGGCCACGCTCGCATCCGTTCCGGGACCCACAATTTCCTCGTACTTCTTGACCACTGGCATCACCTTGGCTACTGGTTTGTGGACGATGTCCTTCGAACAGACCGACTTTGATGATTTCGAGGAAGATGGCACCTCCGTTAAAGGAGAATTGCGGATGATGTCCTTAGAGCAGCAAGGAGAATCACCACTTGGAATGTCACATACTGATTTCCTTGAGGTAGAGGAAGTAAGCTCCTCCGGAAGTGGGTCTTGGACCGGATGGTGGATGATGTCATTTGAGCAGCATGGAGTCGAATCACTTCTTTGAATGTCACGAACAGACTTCGTTGATCTCGCGGAAGAGGGATGCTGCGTCGGTATGGACTCTTTCGAGTCATTCGGTTTGGAAGTATCCATTGGGAAgtttaaatgaaaaatttggaaccaaaaaaatattcgtgtacaaaatattatcgaaataaaaataacaccaattttttgaaaattttttctacttagacacacaaaaatataatagtaCTAGTCTGTAGGAATGTCGGTGTTAGAATAAGCCTGAAAAGTTCACAGCCTAGGCAAATGGGGAAACGGTGAAGTCACAGCATACTTTTCACAACACTTTTGAAAATTAACGACACTTGGGAACTGAATTAGATTTCCGGTAAAACGTATTTTTTCTGGATTTCGGCATCCATACATCCGAAGCAGCAATCTCAATTAAAAACCAGAAAGGAAGTTatcttcggcaagccgaagtttgtatacccttgcagttataattattaaattacaaaaaatgatattcccaatagtataagataatatgtcaaaaaacaccgaatctataatttgtttcatattattttcccaccaattttccgatcgttcctatggcagctatatgatatagtcttccgatttttataaaatttaattcgaaattcggaactaattaaaaaatgtcatttccaagcgaaggaggttatatgttaaaaaatcaccgaagctataatttgtttcatattattttcccaccaatttttcgatcgttcctatggcagctacatgatatagtcgtccgatttttataaaatttatttcgaaattcaaaactaattaaaaattgttatttccaagcttaggaggttatatgtaacaaaaacgtcaaagatataattaaaaaaaatttttttttccgattattcctatgggagctataagatatagttgtccgatccggatGATTCCGACTTTTacactacctgcaaaagatataagacttttgggaaagtttcggCCCTTtcagactagtttgcgtagaaacggacggacagacggacagacgtacatggcttgatcgactcgtctagtcatgctgatcaagaatatatatactttcggaaacgtctccttcactgggTTGCAAACTTCTTATTGAAATCAAAATACCCCCTGGAAGGGTTTAAATATATGTTTCAAACATATGCAATCAACAATTATAAAAGTcgtgaaaaaataaaaaatttttatatagTCTTCATAGACAGCGATTTCTCAAGAATTCGCGTGACCACTGATAACCAGGATACAAGTTTTTcatctaaaactttaaaaatcacGGTCCAACAAGGAACAACATTTCCTTTGTGTTTTTTGGTCCTTACACTGGCCAATTTGTGAAAATCCTTATCGATGGAGAGCGGGTTCTTAATACTTAATATTCCTGCTCTGAATGTATGGGTGCGAAAATTCAGAGAAACAACATTCTACCCAAGACTAATTCAGTTCCCACGTGtcttacattttcaaaaagtttgtGAAAAGTGTGCTGTGACTTCACCGTTTCCCTAGTTGCCTAGGCTGTGAACTTTTCAGGCTCATTCTAACAAAAGCATTCGAACAGACCAGTACAATTAGATTTTGGTGTTTTAAGAgaaaaatttttaaggaaatttgTGTATCTTTTATTTCGATAACATTTTTGTACTCGCATATATTTTTCGGTCCAAATTTCTCATTTACCCTCCCAATGGATTCTTTCAACCCAAATGATTCGATCGAATCTATTCCGGCGACGCAGTCCAGTTCCATTGGATCAACGATGTCGGGCAGCGATTATTCAAGTTGTGGCTCTCCTTGCTGCTCTAAGGACATCATCCGCAGTTCAAGCGATTACCCTTCTTCGGTCAGTGACTTTCCGAAAATCGACTCTCCTCGTTCGAAGGACATGGTCCACAAATCGATAGCCAACGTGGTGCCGATGGCCAAGGAGAACGAGGAAGCTGTGGAAGCCATGGAAGCTCCGAAAGTGGATGCGAGCGTGGCATCCATTGCTCAGGGAAGTTCCTGCAACGTGGTGACCTCAGGAGCAGATGAAGAGACCAAGAACCACACCGTGTTTTCCTCACAAGCAGTCCCCCCTGTCATTCCTCAAATTAAATTGAAGCGCGTATCTGTCGTTCTTCCGATGGTGATCAAGGAACCCCTATCTAACTATTTCAAGATGATAGAAAACCAGAACGAAGGACTGAAAACGGATAAATGGAGGGTCGAGCAACCCGTTATAGACCCCGAATGTGAGAAATACGACTGGAATCTCAATGTAAAGAACCGGGCTACTGTGATCCATATCGACAAGGAAAGTGCAAAGTTCTTAAAGAGAACAGGTCGTTTTACTTTCATGTTCTGGAAGATCCCAGTTAACTTCAAGCCCACGCTTTAGAGGAAGCTTTCGAGTAGTGGTTAATCCAGAGGgagttatttttttaatgaattctCGATCGTTAAAATCGAACGACTCGAACCGCAAGTCCCTGATTTGACTGGGCATCGcttaataaaaaatagaaaacaacTAAGCTCTCAttggattttttttgtacTAGTCTGTACGAATGTTGGTATTAGAATGATCATGAAAAGTTCACAGCCTAGGCAAATAGTGAAACGGTGAAGTCACAGCATACTTTTCAAAACACTTTTGAAAATTAACGACACTTGGGAACTGATTTAGATTTCGGGTAAAACGTATTTTTTCTGGATTTTGGCATCCATACATCGGAAGCAGGAATTTCAAGTCAAAAAAAAGCAGTTCATTGAGGAATATTATCACCCAACCAAATTCGCCCTTTTTGGAAGGCAAAAATGGTGAATTTCTAATACATCGCTGTCCAcggaatataattttagttttttacaatatttgaaatatatttctgtAGCAAGTCATGGTCAGAGGAATTCTTCATCTTAATTATTTTTAGGAGAAAAAACAGTAAAATATTAggaaaatatgtttatttCTTGATTTAGCCCATATAAGGAATATgctaaatacatttttttaatatttaagaattaggaattaaagtttattaaaatcggacatACAGCTATGTTTGTAGCTATAATTTCAATATTGCAATTGAAAGATGTCATTACATTATCTTTAGATTATATATTAAACTTAACCCTTTAATTTCATAGCATTGAATGGTTTAagctttaaaattatttaaacttttttttttaattttaacaagaTCAATTAAAGTACCCCACCGATAGTAAACATATTCAAAGCCCACTGTATTCCGTCGATAACGATAGCGGGCACAGAACTTGCAGCTATCGTTATCGAGTGCCAACACATGTTCAGTCCGCTTTGGCGCGTAAAcaagtaaataaatactttaGCTATAAACAATGCCCGAGAGCCTGATAGCCGGCATTCCGGTGCACTTCCCGTTCGAGCCGTATCCGGTGCAGCGGGCTTACATGGAGAAGGTGATCCAGTGCCTCCGTGACGGCACCAATGGAGTCCTGGAATCGCCCACGGGCACGGGCAAAACCCTGAGCCTGCTGTGCTCCTCCTTGGCCTGGATCCGCACCCGCCAGtcggagcaccagcagcagatGATCAAGATGGAGAAGGCAGACCTACCTGGCTTCGGAGGAGGAGCACCTGGTGGGGATCTCTCCGAGCTGGCCAAGACCGTGGGTCGTGCGAATAACTGGGGCGTGCCCAAGGTCATCTACGCGTCGCGCACCCACTCCCAGTTGACccaggcgatgcgggaactcAAGCGGACGGCCTACTCCAATATGCGATCCGTGGTCCTGGGCTCCCGCGATCAGCTGTGCATCCATCCGGAGGTCATGAGGGAGCAGGGCAACTCCAACAAGACGAACATGTGCAAGCTGCGGGTGCACTCCAAGACCTGTTCGTTTCAAATGCGCGTGGAGTCGCGAAAGGATCACCCGGATCTGCGGGGACCCACCATTATGGACATTGAGGACCTGGTCAAAGTGGGCCAGCGCCTAAAGATCTGCCCGTATTTCGCATCCAGGGAACTGGTTGCCCAGGCGGACATCACCTTCATGCCCTACAACTACCTACTCGATCCAAAGGCTCGCAAGGCCAACAAAATCGAGCTGGGCAACACCATTGTGATCCTGGACGAGGCCCACAACATCGAGAAGATCTGCGAGGAGTCCGCCTCGGTGCAGATTAAGTCCTCCGATGTGGCCATGGCCATCGAGGACGTCACGCATGTGATGAAGGTCTTTGCCAGCGGTGAGTCGCAGGACATGGGCGGCGATGAGCCCAAGGACTTCACCCTGGACGACCTCACGCTGCTCAAGGAGATGCTGCTGGAGCTGGAGAAGGCCATCGATGCCGTCGTGGTGGACAACGCCATCGACGGAACCACCTTTCCCGCCTCCATGATGTACGAGTTGCTCGGCAAGGCGAATGTAAGATGCAGTGAATCCTAAGTGGGTTCTTTGGTTTCacataaatttgtaatttttatatttaataaggTGAATCTTTGCAGTTTCCTTTGCATTTTTAACCAGATttcataataatttaaattttgtaaggAGTTAAGATAGAAATTCTAATCATTTAgaacatatatttttcattaatttgattttatttaagagACTTAATACAAAATAGGTTTTTCGTAGGATTTAACAGCATTTAACCAGTTTAAGTACTTGATTTGCTTATCTGTCAGGCTATAAATCTCAcagaaaaaacaacaaattcaTAAGTAATCATATTTGAAGGAAGCTGTTTCACAAGCGTAGGAAATACAATTATAACCCATTCCTTGATTGGTAAAATTAACGCAGTACCTTCTTTCCAGTTCTCCTACGGCAATGTTGCCACGATAGTGTCCCTGCTGGACAAACTGGTGCAGTACCTCCTGGTGGCCTCCCAGCAGATGAGCATCCGCAAAGGCGGCACCTTCACGATGCTCAGCGATCTGCTGACCATTGTGTTCGCCAACAAGGAGGACGTGATGAGCAAGGTGTACGCCAGCTTCAAGGTGCACGTCCAGATGGAGGAGTCCAAGCAGGGCCATGGAAAGCAGCAGGGTGCCAAGCAACAGGGCGGTTGGCTGGGCAAGGGATCGATTGCGGCAGCAAGTAGCTCCAGTAAGGCGGCCAAAATCATCAACTTCTGGTGCTTCAACCCCGGCTTCGGAATGGAACAGCTGCTCAACACCCAGGTGCGCAGCGTAATCCTCACCAGCGGCACACTGGCTCCGCTCAAGCCGCTGATCGCCGAGCTGGCCATTCCAGTGGCCCAGCATCTGGAGAATCCGCACATCGTCGACCAGTCGCAGGTGTACGTCAAGATCATCGGCACTGGACCCGATCGCCAGCAACTGATATCCAACTATACCAACCGGTGAGCCTTATTTACACCTAATCAATCATATCCTATTTCTTTAACCTTTATATTTAATTCCTTGCAGTGATAATCCGAAGTACATCAGCTCCCTGGGCCAGACCATTCTGAATGTATCGCGAATAGTGCCCGACGGCCTGCTTGTCTTCTTCCCGTCGTATCCCATGTTGAACAAGTGCGTGGACGCCTGGCAGGCGAGTGGATTGTGGGCGGACATATCGGGCAAGAAACCGATCTTCCTGGAGCCGCGCAGCAAGGATCAGTTTACCAGCACGATGGAGGAGTTCTACCAGGCGATACGTGATTCCAAGGGCGCTGTTTTCATGGCCGTGTGTCGAGGCAAAGTCTCCGAGGGTCTGGATTTTGCCGATCGCAATGGTCGGGCGGTTATCATCACGGGCCTGCCCTTTCCACCGCTCAAGGATCCCAAGGTGATACTGAAGCGTCGCTATCTGGAGGCGAATAGAACGCGGGAGAACCAGCTACTAAGTGGTCAGGAATGGTACAATCTAGATGCCACGAGGGCGGTGAATCAGGCCATCGGTCGTGTTATCCGGCATCGCAACGACTATGGCGCCATTCTGCTATGCGACTCGCGGTTCAAGGACGCCTCTCAGGTGCAACAGCTGTCCAAGTGGATTCGGGGTCACC includes these proteins:
- the LOC119558161 gene encoding regulator of telomere elongation helicase 1 homolog isoform X1, which produces MPESLIAGIPVHFPFEPYPVQRAYMEKVIQCLRDGTNGVLESPTGTGKTLSLLCSSLAWIRTRQSEHQQQMIKMEKADLPGFGGGAPGGDLSELAKTVGRANNWGVPKVIYASRTHSQLTQAMRELKRTAYSNMRSVVLGSRDQLCIHPEVMREQGNSNKTNMCKLRVHSKTCSFQMRVESRKDHPDLRGPTIMDIEDLVKVGQRLKICPYFASRELVAQADITFMPYNYLLDPKARKANKIELGNTIVILDEAHNIEKICEESASVQIKSSDVAMAIEDVTHVMKVFASGESQDMGGDEPKDFTLDDLTLLKEMLLELEKAIDAVVVDNAIDGTTFPASMMYELLGKANFSYGNVATIVSLLDKLVQYLLVASQQMSIRKGGTFTMLSDLLTIVFANKEDVMSKVYASFKVHVQMEESKQGHGKQQGAKQQGGWLGKGSIAAASSSSKAAKIINFWCFNPGFGMEQLLNTQVRSVILTSGTLAPLKPLIAELAIPVAQHLENPHIVDQSQVYVKIIGTGPDRQQLISNYTNRDNPKYISSLGQTILNVSRIVPDGLLVFFPSYPMLNKCVDAWQASGLWADISGKKPIFLEPRSKDQFTSTMEEFYQAIRDSKGAVFMAVCRGKVSEGLDFADRNGRAVIITGLPFPPLKDPKVILKRRYLEANRTRENQLLSGQEWYNLDATRAVNQAIGRVIRHRNDYGAILLCDSRFKDASQVQQLSKWIRGHLGDRPQCSPFGPIVRELRQFFKNAEANMKQPDEREAEPPLETVCKTEDEPLAAIPKIKREPGSNATFKAAHETAIKVEMANSIKTWTPADYASAAGRKLGGGAAPNAMDFMSRLDSNVSSIDFNCCMDSKSGSSDLVKIHKRERSSPTPQESSSQVAKKRYKLVENIKVEPSSSQVKEAPESRADFLRELRSLVNQDEFRRFGKALLEYKNGSDESFQALMTILLEILSAPKMRYMLVGMRKYLKNEHKKEFDQRLAKL
- the LOC119558397 gene encoding uncharacterized protein LOC119558397; amino-acid sequence: MDTSKPNDSKESIPTQHPSSARSTKSVRDIQRSDSTPCCSNDIIHHPVQDPLPEELTSSTSRKSVCDIPSGDSPCCSKDIIRNSPLTEVPSSSKSSKSVCSKDIVHKPVAKVMPVVKKYEEIVGPGTDASVACTLAFIRRHLRRTDDVSSIKFSQCIAQDPPACSVVTLGADEETNNRVLEQSHTMSPSQTVPSVIRHIEMRTVSFVVPMIVKSVPLCRYFNVIQNQNEGLKTDKWCIAKQTVLEPDSAEYDSNVVYIEVENRVLLTYIDEESAELLKKIGKFKFMFWKLRVNFSPSL
- the LOC119558161 gene encoding regulator of telomere elongation helicase 1 homolog isoform X2 — encoded protein: MSIRKGGTFTMLSDLLTIVFANKEDVMSKVYASFKVHVQMEESKQGHGKQQGAKQQGGWLGKGSIAAASSSSKAAKIINFWCFNPGFGMEQLLNTQVRSVILTSGTLAPLKPLIAELAIPVAQHLENPHIVDQSQVYVKIIGTGPDRQQLISNYTNRDNPKYISSLGQTILNVSRIVPDGLLVFFPSYPMLNKCVDAWQASGLWADISGKKPIFLEPRSKDQFTSTMEEFYQAIRDSKGAVFMAVCRGKVSEGLDFADRNGRAVIITGLPFPPLKDPKVILKRRYLEANRTRENQLLSGQEWYNLDATRAVNQAIGRVIRHRNDYGAILLCDSRFKDASQVQQLSKWIRGHLGDRPQCSPFGPIVRELRQFFKNAEANMKQPDEREAEPPLETVCKTEDEPLAAIPKIKREPGSNATFKAAHETAIKVEMANSIKTWTPADYASAAGRKLGGGAAPNAMDFMSRLDSNVSSIDFNCCMDSKSGSSDLVKIHKRERSSPTPQESSSQVAKKRYKLVENIKVEPSSSQVKEAPESRADFLRELRSLVNQDEFRRFGKALLEYKNGSDESFQALMTILLEILSAPKMRYMLVGMRKYLKNEHKKEFDQRLAKL